The region CGCCGCGAGCGTCGCTGCATGCAGCTCCGGGTACCCGCCGGGTACGAACAGCGCATCGCAATCGGCGGGCACGGGCTCGTCCGCCAGCGGCGAAAAGAACTGCAACCGAGCGCCGAGGGCGTCCAGCAGCGCGAGATTCGCCGGATAGATGAACGAGAACGCCGCATCCCGCGCGATCGCGATCCGCTTGCCGGCGAGCGCGCGCGGCAGCGGCGCGGCAACGTCCGGTTCGGCGAACGTGACGGCGGGGGGCAAGTCGGCGAGCGCCGTCCCGGCGAGCACATCTGCCGCGCGCTCGAGCCGCGCATCGAGGTCGGCGATGTCGGCCGGCTGGTGCAGGCCGAGATGCCGTTCCGGCAGCGCGATCCCCGCATCGGCCGGCACGTGCCCGAGCCAGCGCAAGTCGCCGGGTAACGCCTGCTGCAACAGCTGCGCATGCCGCGGCGAGCCGACGCGGTTCGCCAGCACGCCGTGAAACGGCAGGCCCGGCCGGAACCGCGCAAGCCCGAACGCGATCGCCGCGAACGTCTGCGCCATCGCCTTCGCGGAAATGACCGCGACGACCGGCACGCCGAATGCGACCGCGAGGTCGGCGCTGCTCGGCGTGCCGTCGAACAGCCCCATCACGCCTTCGATCAGGATCAGGTCCGCGTCGTATGCGGCGTCGGCAAGGAGCGAGCGGCAGCCGGCTTCACCGACCATTCCGAGATCGAGCGCATGCACGGGCGCGCCGCTTGCGCGTTCGAGCAGCATCGGATCGAGAAAGTCCGGCCCGGTCTTGAACACGCGCACGCGGCGGCCGAGCCGGCGGTGCAGCCGCGCGAGGCCGGCCGTGACCGACGTCTTGCCCTGGCCGGACGCGGGCGCGCTCACGAACAGCGCGGGGCAGGCCGGCATCGGTCAGAACTCCACGCCGGGCTGTGCTTTCACGCCTTGTTCCTTGTACGGATGCTTGACGAGCCGCATCTCGGTGACGAGGTCGGCCGCGTCGATCAGCGCATCGGGCGCATGCCTGCCGGTGACGACGACGTGCACCGACGCCGGTCTCGCGACCAGCGTCGCGAGCACTTCGTCGAGCGGCAGATATTCATACTTCAGCACGGTGTTCAGCTCGTCGAGGATCACCATCCGGTACTCGCCGCTTTCGATCATCCGGCGCGCCTCGTCCCAGCCCTTGCGCGCGGTCGCGATGTCGGCGTCGCGGTTCTGCGTATTCCACGTGTAGCCGTCGCCCATCGTCACGAAGTCGCATTGCGCAAGCGCGCCGAGGAAGTCACGCTCGGACGTGTGCAGCGCGCCCTTGATGAACTGCACGACGCCGAGGCGCATCCCGTGGCCGAGCACGCGCACGGCCATCCCGAACGCGGCCGTGCTCTTGCCCTTGCCGTTGCCGGTGTTGACGATCAGCAGGCCCTTTTCCTGAGTGGCGGCCGCCTGTTTTTTTTCATGGCCGGCGCGGCGGCGCTCGGTCATCCGCTGATGGGATTCGGCATCGGTCTTCATCGGAGTCGTCCTGTCGAAAGCGAAACAAAAGTTCAGAGCGGGCCGGCGAGCGCGACCGTCACGCCGCCCACGATGGATTTGGGGCCGAGCAGCCGGCCGGCCGGCGCCGCGAGCTGCGCGCACGGCTCGGCCACGCCGGTCACGCCGAAGCGCGCAACGGCGGCGGCCGACGGGCGGCTCAACGCGGGTGACGCGCACAGCGCGAGCTGCGCCGCGTCGAATGCGACGAGCGGCCAGCCGCGCCGCGCGCACAGCGTGCGCAGCGCCCGGGCGCGCGCCTTGTCGGCGAGTGTCGCGACGATGGCCGGCTCGACGTCCGGATGCTGCGCGAGCGCCGCGCGAATCGCGGCATCGAGTTGCGCGGCACTCGCGTTCGCGCGGAAACCGATGCCGAGCGCGACGCGCATCATGCACGCGCGCCGAGCGCGGCGCGCACGGCCGGCTCGTCGGCGAGCGCGGCAACGCGGCCGATCACGACGATCGCG is a window of Burkholderia latens DNA encoding:
- the cobO gene encoding cob(I)yrinic acid a,c-diamide adenosyltransferase, with product MKTDAESHQRMTERRRAGHEKKQAAATQEKGLLIVNTGNGKGKSTAAFGMAVRVLGHGMRLGVVQFIKGALHTSERDFLGALAQCDFVTMGDGYTWNTQNRDADIATARKGWDEARRMIESGEYRMVILDELNTVLKYEYLPLDEVLATLVARPASVHVVVTGRHAPDALIDAADLVTEMRLVKHPYKEQGVKAQPGVEF
- a CDS encoding cobalamin biosynthesis protein translates to MMRVALGIGFRANASAAQLDAAIRAALAQHPDVEPAIVATLADKARARALRTLCARRGWPLVAFDAAQLALCASPALSRPSAAAVARFGVTGVAEPCAQLAAPAGRLLGPKSIVGGVTVALAGPL
- a CDS encoding cobyrinate a,c-diamide synthase, translated to MPACPALFVSAPASGQGKTSVTAGLARLHRRLGRRVRVFKTGPDFLDPMLLERASGAPVHALDLGMVGEAGCRSLLADAAYDADLILIEGVMGLFDGTPSSADLAVAFGVPVVAVISAKAMAQTFAAIAFGLARFRPGLPFHGVLANRVGSPRHAQLLQQALPGDLRWLGHVPADAGIALPERHLGLHQPADIADLDARLERAADVLAGTALADLPPAVTFAEPDVAAPLPRALAGKRIAIARDAAFSFIYPANLALLDALGARLQFFSPLADEPVPADCDALFVPGGYPELHAATLAANAVTARTIRAHAAAGRPIVAECGGMVYLCESLADADGVTTKMLGLLPGHATMQRRFAALGMQQLETRTGTMRGHTFHYSRLDTPLAPVATAARPDGEPGSGEAVYRSGAIVATYMHMYWPSNPHAAAALFGGDAFQVRRVTPESRDR